The Flavobacteriales bacterium nucleotide sequence AAAAACCAAAAAATTAAGAAATATAATGAGTGGATTTACTTGTGGAGTGATTGCATTGATGGTTGCCAATTATGGAGCTGCGGTTACTGTGGCTTTACCTAGTAGTGTAATTGTTCTGTGGTCAATAGCATTTGTATATATGTCGCCTAAATGGGATAGAGGCGAAGAATATCCTGTTTTTGGAAGAACACTATTGATTAAATCGAATAATAAGTCCATATGAAAAATATGATAAAAAAAATATTAGCGAATAAAAATTCACAAGCCCTGATAGCGCAAATTGGAACAAAAGGTTTTGCAGTTATTTCATTTATGATTCTTGCTCGCATTTTGACAAAAGAAGATTTTGGCCAATGGGTTTTGTATCTGTCTATCATGACGTTTATTGATATGGTGAAAGCCGGCATCGTTCAAACAGCATTAATTAAATATAGCAGTGGTGAAACTCGAGATCGAAAAAATGAACTGATAGGAAGTGGATGGTTAATCAATATTGTTTTTTTAATTATTGTATCTACGATATGTTTTAGTCTATATTTTTCGGGTGTTATAAGCTCGGTGGGACTGTTGCTTTTTCTGAAATTCTACCCAATCTATGGTCTTATATCTATGCCATATTTCTATTTCATTTGGAACCATCAAGTAATATTGGATTTTTCCAAAATTACTTTGATCCGAATTTTCAATGCAGTTGGTTTTTTATTGATATGTCTGGTATCCATCTTTCAAAAATTTGAAGTAGAGGTGTTAGTTCAGCTTCACGTTAGTATGTTTTCTGTTTCAAGTATGCTTGCTCTGTTTATTGGAAAAACAGGATGGAATACTTTGTTTAAAGCCACTAAGAAATCGGTGATGCAGTTTATTTCTTTTGCTAAATACCACACACTGGCATTTCTAGGGTCGAATTTACTTAAGAGTTCAGACGTTTTCTTAATAGGCGCATTTTTGGGTCCAACTGCCATTGCTATATATAGTATTCCATTGAGGTTGGTTCAATTGGTAGAGACACCTCTTAAAAGCGCAATTGCAGTTGCCTTCCCGATATTGGCTGGTCATGATAATAAAAACGATAAGAAGGCACTAAGTGCAACTCTTGAAGAATATATCGGGGTGCTAACCATTCTCTATGTGCCATTTATGGCAATTCTTTATTTGCTGTCAAAGCCTTTGGTATTACTTATTGGAGGTGATGAATACGCAGATTCCGTTATTATATTCCAAGTCTTTTTAATTTATGGTTTGTTCTTACCATTCGATCGTCTTACTGGAATTACATTAGATGCCATGGGCATGCCTCAGCTTAATTTTTATAAAGTACTTATCATGGCCTCAGTGAATATTATTGGAGACCTGATGGTTATATATTTCTTTGAAAGTCTTGAATTTATCGCTGTGATTACCGTAACGAATGTGCTGGCAGGCGTGTTTGTAGGGTATGTGATGGTAAAGAGGAAAATAGAATTGCAATTAAAAAACATTTTAAAACGAGGAGGAAATGTCATTAGGCGCTCCGTTCAAAAAGCCTATGAATCAATTAATCTTAAAAAACTATCATCATGAAAATAAGAAACCCGATATCTAGAAATCATATTAGAATTCCACGAATATTTGAAGTGCTGGAGGTAGGAGGAGGGCATAACCCTCATTTTAGATCTGATGTAGTAGTTGATAAATTTGTGGATTCAAATTATCATCGTTCTGGCGATGTTAAATTATTGGAAAATCAAAAATTTATTCAGGCAGATGGTGCTGACCTTCCGTTTAAAGATGATGCATTTGATTATGTAATATGTAATCATGTTCTCGAACATGTTGATGACCCTATTTTATTTTTAAAAGAACAATCGAGAGTGGCAAAAAGAGGATATTTGGAAGTGCCGTCTTTGATTGGAGAATATTTGCATCCGAAAGAATCTCATAAGTGGCTAATATTAGAAATTGAGGGTAAAATAATAATGGTAGAGAAGGATAAAGTAGGATTTAAGCCATCACATGATTTAGGTGATGTATTTCTACATTACTTACCTAAATATTCTTTAGGATATAAATTAATGCAATACACACATGGTAATATTCAAACGATAAGGTATGAATGGTCTGAGAGTATTGAAGTAATTGTAAATCCTTCTGAAGAAAAATACTTGAAGTATTTTAAAGGTAATTGGGATATAAAGGAAATGGAAATAATGCTACCTAAAAGAGGTCTAGTCTCAGAACTATTCAGCACAACTTGTGCGTTTTTTTATCTTCTCGGTTGCATTATTAAATCTAGGATAATCGCGTAATCGTTTTTTCTCTAACAGAGAAAATGGCTCTATTGGAGTCATTTTTTTTGCTCTAAAATCAGATTCGTATAGTAATATGTAAATGGTCTAAAGATTGAAACTTCGTTTTGAAAATAAAAGGAGTTCATGGAAGTAATACATAAGAAAAAAACAGACCCACTTGTTTCAATTGTTACTATAAATTACAATGATCCTTTAGTTACTTGTGAACTACTTGAATCGTTAAAGATTACTGGATATTCAAACTATGAAGTAATTGTAGTTGACAATGCATCCCACTTAGTTGCCCCCCAAATAATTCATGACAAGTTTCCAGATGTGAAATTGGTTTTTAGCTCCACCAATCTTGGATTTGCGGGCGGCAATAATTTGGGTGTTAAATACGCCAAAGGCATGTACATATTCTTTCTGAATAATGATACCGTGGTTATGCCATTAACAATCCGAATCCTTATGGAGCGCTTGAAATCCGATAAAAACCTTGGGGCGGTAAGTCCTAAAATAAAATATTATGATAGACCTAATGTAATTCAGTATGCTGGCTCAACACTAATAAATCCATTGACAATACGTAATAGGCATATTGGGAACCATCAAGTAGATAATGGTCAGTATGACATAGAATTGGCGACCGGCTATGCTCATGGTGCTGCTATGATGGTAACTAGAAATATGATAAAAAAGGTAGGTCCAATGTCGGAGAAGTATTTTCTCTATTATGAAGAATTGGACTGGTGTGATCGTATTCGTGAATTCGGATATGAAATAAGGTATATCCCATCAGCTGTTGTTTATCATAAGGAATCTTTGTCTGTCGGTAAAGAGAGTACGCTGAAATTTTATTATCAAACAAGAAATCGGTTTTTGTACGCCCGTAGAAATATACATGGCTGGAAGTTTCTTGTAAGCATGGCCTACATGACAATAATCTCAATACCCAAAAATATTATTAGCTGTATCGGCGACTGGAAAAGGATGAAGGCCTATTGCAGTGGAATCATTTGGAATTTATCCAATGGTAAGTTAAACCTCAAACCATTTTAATTTATGCA carries:
- a CDS encoding oligosaccharide flippase family protein, producing the protein MIKKILANKNSQALIAQIGTKGFAVISFMILARILTKEDFGQWVLYLSIMTFIDMVKAGIVQTALIKYSSGETRDRKNELIGSGWLINIVFLIIVSTICFSLYFSGVISSVGLLLFLKFYPIYGLISMPYFYFIWNHQVILDFSKITLIRIFNAVGFLLICLVSIFQKFEVEVLVQLHVSMFSVSSMLALFIGKTGWNTLFKATKKSVMQFISFAKYHTLAFLGSNLLKSSDVFLIGAFLGPTAIAIYSIPLRLVQLVETPLKSAIAVAFPILAGHDNKNDKKALSATLEEYIGVLTILYVPFMAILYLLSKPLVLLIGGDEYADSVIIFQVFLIYGLFLPFDRLTGITLDAMGMPQLNFYKVLIMASVNIIGDLMVIYFFESLEFIAVITVTNVLAGVFVGYVMVKRKIELQLKNILKRGGNVIRRSVQKAYESINLKKLSS
- a CDS encoding methyltransferase domain-containing protein; translated protein: MKIRNPISRNHIRIPRIFEVLEVGGGHNPHFRSDVVVDKFVDSNYHRSGDVKLLENQKFIQADGADLPFKDDAFDYVICNHVLEHVDDPILFLKEQSRVAKRGYLEVPSLIGEYLHPKESHKWLILEIEGKIIMVEKDKVGFKPSHDLGDVFLHYLPKYSLGYKLMQYTHGNIQTIRYEWSESIEVIVNPSEEKYLKYFKGNWDIKEMEIMLPKRGLVSELFSTTCAFFYLLGCIIKSRIIA
- a CDS encoding glycosyltransferase family 2 protein, giving the protein MEVIHKKKTDPLVSIVTINYNDPLVTCELLESLKITGYSNYEVIVVDNASHLVAPQIIHDKFPDVKLVFSSTNLGFAGGNNLGVKYAKGMYIFFLNNDTVVMPLTIRILMERLKSDKNLGAVSPKIKYYDRPNVIQYAGSTLINPLTIRNRHIGNHQVDNGQYDIELATGYAHGAAMMVTRNMIKKVGPMSEKYFLYYEELDWCDRIREFGYEIRYIPSAVVYHKESLSVGKESTLKFYYQTRNRFLYARRNIHGWKFLVSMAYMTIISIPKNIISCIGDWKRMKAYCSGIIWNLSNGKLNLKPF